The following is a genomic window from Paenibacillus thiaminolyticus.
TATATTCCGGCAGCTGTGCTGTCTGCCCCTAACTAAGCGTCCTGTCCGCGAATCGAGAGGCAGCATGAGGAGCGGGCGCTGGCTTCAGGAGCATAGGCATGAAATGCAAAAACCGGGAAGCCCCCTGCGGGCTTCCCGGTCTGTGCTTCTACGGCTAGCGTAGAGAACGCTATACCTTCATGATATCGTTCAGCTTCTCCGGCGTGAGCAGGTTCCCGACGTAGAAGGAGCCGAACTCGCCGAAGCGGGCGCTCACTTCATCGAAGCGCATCTCATAGACGAGCTTCTTGAATTGCAGCGCGTCGTCGCTGAACAGCGTCACGCCCCATTCCCAATCGTCCAGGCCGACGGAGCCGGTAATGATCTGCTTCACCTTCCCGGCATAGCTGCGGCCGATCATGCCGTGGCTGCGCATCATGGCGCGGCGATCATCCATGGACAGCATGTACCAGTTGTCGGAGAGATCGCGCTTCTTGTTCATCGGATAGAAGCAGATATGCTTGCTCTTCGGCAGCGCCGGCTTCAGGCGGGCCGCCACTTCCGGATTGTCCATCGGATCGCCGGTCGCCCCCTGCTTCGCCATATAATTGCTCAGCTCGACAATGCTCACGTACGAGTAAGTTGGAATCGTATATTGTGCGAAGGAGGTTTTGTTGAAGGCATGCTCCATCGCGTTCAATTCTTCCAAGGTCTCGCGCAGATGGAATTGAACGAGATCGGCTTTCTGCCCGACGATGCTGTATACGGCGGTGCTTCCCTGCTTCTCTTCTTCCGCCTTGGTCCAATCGGACCAGAGCGATTGCAGCTCGTCCAGCGCATGCGCCCGCTCCTCGTCATCCGCCTTGTTCCACTTCGTCCAGTCGATTAAGCGAAAATCATGGAGCGCATACCAGCCTTCCAATGTTAATGCGGCTTCATTCATGTCGTGAACCTCCAATGCTTTATTATATGAAGATGTCTTCATCATCGAACATACACAAGGCCATTGTAGCTTATCTGTCAGCCCAGGAGCAACGTGGAGGTGATAAATGTCACTGAATGTTCGTTGATTTTTGGCTTCTGTGCCAGTACACTAATACTAATCAAGGCAAATTAGTGAATTTTGGATATGCGGCAGGCCGTCGGAGTATCCATATGGAGATAGGTTACAGGGGGATGATGATAGACATGATGGGATGGATTATGGTCATCATTTTGATGATGCTGTTCTTCGTCATGATGTTCGGGATCGGGTTTATTTTGAACATGCTGATGAAGACGACCTGGTTCCCAATCGGATTTTATATCGTTATTGTGCTGCCGGCGACCATTTGGATGCTGTGGAAGAGCGATCTGTCCTTCATCGGCAATATCGGAAGCTACGGTCTTGTCGATTACTTGACAGCATTGGCGGGATTGGCCGGGGCCTTCATCAGCGGCAAGACGATTGATTTGCTTCGCAAGAGCGGCTACAAAATGTTTTGATAAGGTGTGATGGGCGTGGACCAGGGGGTCCGCGCCTTTTTGGATCGGAATGGAGCCGCGAAGATGCGAAGCGAAGAGGTGCGGGTGCGGAGCGCAGAATCGCGCGGGTGCGAATGCCGGGGTGCAAGCGTAGCGGTGGCCGGGGATGTCCACCGAAGAGTGCAGGGCTGGCGGCACTGCCACAGGCTTTATGAGGCTCATAGAGCGCCGGATAAGACACAAATGGCAAAAATCCTGCAAAAGCGCAGTAATTTTTTTACTTATGGAGAAAAATTAAGGATATTACTGCAAAAGTGCAGGAATTTGTTTCTCTTGTTCCAATAGAGCCCCTTATCAGCCGAAATTGATGTATATTTGCAGGATCTTCTATTTCGAATAAGCGCCTCGGTGAGAATACTGCATTTCTGCATTATTTCCATAGAACCGGAATGACAGAAAGCTCGGCCTTCCAGCGGGGCTCAGCAAAATAACAAGCGCAATCCGTTGAGGGAAGCAGGAACGTATATTTCTCCGCACGCATTTCCTCTCAAAGCAGATATCTTCAAACTAGCTATCTCCAAAGTCGCGCTCTTCAAAGCAGTTATCCCCGAACTAGCTATCTCCAAAGCTGTAATCTTCAAAACAGTTACTCCGAAATAGCTATCTCTAGAGCACCTATCACTAATGAAACAAACTCCAAAGCACCTATCTCAAATGCATTAATCTCCATTGCCGTTATCTCGAAAGCGGCAATCTTTAAAAGTAGTTATCTTTCATGCAGCAATCTACAAAGTAGTAATTTTCAGAGTGATAATCTTCAGAGTTGATCTCTTCGAATTTACTCTCTTCAAATTTATTCTCTTCAAAGTCTCTCCCCCAATGATCGTTCCTCTCCAGCGTCGTTATCCTGAAAATAGAATAGTATCCCTGTGTGTAGATATTTATCCTTGTAGCCGGCCCGCTAGGGTGCTTTATTGGAATGTATAGAGCTCCTGGGAATATTTTGCTCGGTCCTGGTCCGTGGTGACAGAGGCTGCAGCGGCCAGGAGGGAACGAAGCTGGGGGTGATGCTGTAGAAACGGCGACGTTGGCCTTCCCGAAGGCTTGATTCATGCTGATAACAAAAAGGAGGAATGTAATGAAATGAGGGCAGCGAACCGCAAAGCACTGGTTTGTCTCTTTGTCATCGCCTTGGTTTGTTCCGTCTTCCCGGCAAGCGTATTTGCGGCCCCGGCATGGGCGCCGAATACCGATTATCGGGTCGGCGATGTCGTCACCTACGGCGGCACCGACTACAAATGCATCCAGCCGCACACTTCACTGAACGGATGGGAGCCGCCGAACGCGCCGGCGCTGTGGATGCCGCAAGCAGGCCCCGGGCCGGAGCCGGAACCGGAGCCGGATACCGAGCCGCCGGCGGCGCCGGCGAATCTGGCCGTCACCGGCTTCACGTCCACGGCCGTGTCGCTTAGCTGGAGCGCAGCGAGCGATAATGTCGGTGTCACCGGCTACGAGGTGTACCGGAACGGAACGCTCGCGGGAACGACCGCGATCACGTCGTATACCGTGACGGGACTGACGCCGGATACGTCGTATTCGTTCGCCGTGAAGGCGAAGGATGCGGCGGGCAATGCTTCCGCATCGAGTGCGGCCGTGACCGTCACTACCGCACCGGGAGGACCGGACCCGAATCCGGCCCCCGGCAAGCTGCTGATCGGCTATTGGCATAATTTCGACAATGGCTCGACCGCCCTGAAGCTGCGCGATGTATCGCCGCAGTATGACGTCATTCATGTCGCCTTCGCCGAGACCGTGGGGAGAGACCACTCGACCTTAAGCTTCACGCCGTACAACGTCACGGTCGCGGAATTCCGGTCGGATGTCGCTTACTTGCACAGCCAGGGGAAAAAGGTGCTGATTTCCATCGGCGGGCAGAACGGCTCGGTTGAGCTTCACAGCAATCAGGATGTCCAAAATTTCGTAAATTCATTGGCAAGCATTATCCAGACCTATGGATTTGACGGATTGGATATCGATTTGGAGGGCGGTTCCGTCTCGCTGGGCGCCGGGGACACGGATTACCGCCATCCGACGACGCCGAAAATCGTCAATCTCATCGCCGCGGTCCGGCAGCTCAGCGATCGCGTCGGCCCGGGCTTCATGCTGACGATGGCGCCGGAGACTGCTTACGTCCAGGGCGGCATCGTCGCCTACGCCGGTCCATGGGGCGCCTACCTGCCCGTCATTCACGGGCTGCGTGACAAGCTGGACTTCATTCATGTCCAGCATTATAACGCCGGCGGCAACGAGGCGTTGGACGGCCGGGTCTATACACAGGGGACGGCCGATTTCCAGGTTGCTATGGCGGAAATGCTGCTGCGGGGCTTCCCGATCGGACGCAACCCGAACAATCTGTTCCAGCCGCTGCGGGAAGAACAGGTCGCGATCGGCCTCCCGGCGGTGCCTAGCGCTGCGCCTTCGGGCGGCTACACCTCAGGGGCGGATATCGCGAAGGCTCTCCGCTATATTGTGAAGGGCACATCCTACGGCGGTACGTATACGCTGCAGCAAGCCGGAGGATATCCGAACTTTCGCGGCGTGATGACATGGTCGGTCAATTGGGACGCCACGAGCGGCTATGCCTTTGCCAATCAGGTACGGTCGGCCCTCGGCGGATTAAGCAGCGCCGCCGGCCTTGCCGCTGGCCCGGAACAGGCGGTCCGCATCCTGTCGGCGCCGCCAGCAGTCGCTGAAGCGTCGCTGCCAGCAGTGGCCGAAGCGCCGCTCCCAGCCGCCGCTGAACCGTCGCCGCCAGCAGCCGCCGAAGCGCTGCCGGCTGCTGACGTAGCCCTTGCCGCGGCTGCGGCCTGGGCTACGGGAGTGAGTTACGCCGTCAACGATTACGTATCCTATCAAGGGAAGATATACCGCTGCCGTCAGCCGCATACGTCGCTGGCGGGCTGGGAGCCGCCCAACGTGCCGGCGCTGTGGAGCTACGTCGGCGAGGGAGAAGCGCC
Proteins encoded in this region:
- the hemQ gene encoding hydrogen peroxide-dependent heme synthase; this translates as MNEAALTLEGWYALHDFRLIDWTKWNKADDEERAHALDELQSLWSDWTKAEEEKQGSTAVYSIVGQKADLVQFHLRETLEELNAMEHAFNKTSFAQYTIPTYSYVSIVELSNYMAKQGATGDPMDNPEVAARLKPALPKSKHICFYPMNKKRDLSDNWYMLSMDDRRAMMRSHGMIGRSYAGKVKQIITGSVGLDDWEWGVTLFSDDALQFKKLVYEMRFDEVSARFGEFGSFYVGNLLTPEKLNDIMKV
- a CDS encoding YuiB family protein, with translation MGWIMVIILMMLFFVMMFGIGFILNMLMKTTWFPIGFYIVIVLPATIWMLWKSDLSFIGNIGSYGLVDYLTALAGLAGAFISGKTIDLLRKSGYKMF
- a CDS encoding chitinase, translated to MRAANRKALVCLFVIALVCSVFPASVFAAPAWAPNTDYRVGDVVTYGGTDYKCIQPHTSLNGWEPPNAPALWMPQAGPGPEPEPEPDTEPPAAPANLAVTGFTSTAVSLSWSAASDNVGVTGYEVYRNGTLAGTTAITSYTVTGLTPDTSYSFAVKAKDAAGNASASSAAVTVTTAPGGPDPNPAPGKLLIGYWHNFDNGSTALKLRDVSPQYDVIHVAFAETVGRDHSTLSFTPYNVTVAEFRSDVAYLHSQGKKVLISIGGQNGSVELHSNQDVQNFVNSLASIIQTYGFDGLDIDLEGGSVSLGAGDTDYRHPTTPKIVNLIAAVRQLSDRVGPGFMLTMAPETAYVQGGIVAYAGPWGAYLPVIHGLRDKLDFIHVQHYNAGGNEALDGRVYTQGTADFQVAMAEMLLRGFPIGRNPNNLFQPLREEQVAIGLPAVPSAAPSGGYTSGADIAKALRYIVKGTSYGGTYTLQQAGGYPNFRGVMTWSVNWDATSGYAFANQVRSALGGLSSAAGLAAGPEQAVRILSAPPAVAEASLPAVAEAPLPAAAEPSPPAAAEALPAADVALAAAAAWATGVSYAVNDYVSYQGKIYRCRQPHTSLAGWEPPNVPALWSYVGEGEAPEDNEPPSAPADLRLIGKTATSVSLAWSPAADNIGVTGYEVYRDQTLATTTSGTSAIVTGLAPETAYSFTVKAKDAAGNVSPPSAALSVTTSAAGGPAPLPGKVLVGYWHNFVNGAGFLPLRDVSTNFDVIHVAFAEPADNSGKIEFTPYQYTDAAFKEDVAYLQSLGKKVTLSIGGQNGHVELTTPAARDRFVQSVIAIIEKYGFDGLDIDFEGQSLYLNQGDTDLERPTTPAVIHLIDALRAIHDHFRAEFLLTMAPETFFVQVGYTNYGAGQWGGDRRAGAYLPVIHALRDIIAWVQVQHYNSGPVTGLDNRFYSMGSADFHVAMADMLVTGFPLAKDPNRLFPGLRPDQVVIGLPADSQAGNGYTSAAEVHKALDYLIKGRAFGGSYSLRNPSGYPELRGLMTWSINWDRFNRFGFSDPHRAYLDRLH